In one window of Bdellovibrio bacteriovorus W DNA:
- a CDS encoding hypothetical protein (COG3119 Arylsulfatase A and related enzymes) translates to MSGQGMQKIIFTLLLSALSLVQISCTTEAKPSILVIAVDQLSTSSVSCSSDFNERSGFQLLCNESIRFTHAFTPSVLSTPAITSLATGLYPYEHKVRHNSAPELAPEFETVAEVAYKKNYRTSFFSGGAPVFRRSGLNQGFEVFEDNIVPSFTQLFSPFKNNSTAFLNWLSEDVGTEPFFTMIYVPDLLYTSTETTTDLGETRNLSFESQLDEFDESLYELILNMRAENQWDRTTVILVGLNGHYESDRKELPPLNLHSENTQVALLVKPAQSKKRDEAIHWKIDQNVSLVDVGKTLFELLGQSVADTQDDGLTSYSLLNVLKNPTPQWPENRAIMLESGWAFWRKAGPVKSAFVGGHVLYINNENPKLFNTLVDRYEFNPLPLLQESILPITRNLEQVIQKNRFVKFPPLEKEWNAKLSIPYARWIRPDQEALLLKDLKRLTQLHPNSLDLANWTAQIALNQKDWETLKSLADKNKVSIWQYVAEKNLNSRPQKNQDPCFALLGMPSLETEQLKNCSDALFLEFIDWARADLRGLAKETQRKRFERSFKNYLLDQFIQRNNIAAGLIWDTSRENIFAPSRTELALSLPENSRLRAQVYKSVLKND, encoded by the coding sequence ATGTCGGGTCAAGGTATGCAAAAAATCATTTTCACTCTGCTATTGTCAGCCTTGAGTCTGGTCCAGATTTCTTGCACGACAGAAGCCAAGCCCTCAATCTTGGTTATTGCAGTGGATCAGCTATCAACGTCAAGCGTTTCTTGCTCGTCGGACTTTAATGAACGATCTGGTTTTCAATTGCTTTGCAATGAGTCCATTCGCTTCACTCATGCGTTCACCCCATCGGTTCTTTCGACTCCTGCCATTACCTCCTTAGCAACGGGACTTTATCCATACGAACATAAAGTTCGACACAATTCTGCCCCAGAGTTAGCACCCGAGTTCGAAACTGTGGCCGAGGTGGCTTATAAAAAGAACTACCGCACCAGTTTCTTTTCGGGAGGGGCCCCTGTATTTAGGCGCAGTGGTTTAAATCAAGGTTTTGAAGTCTTCGAAGACAATATTGTGCCATCCTTTACACAACTCTTTTCTCCGTTCAAAAACAATTCCACAGCCTTTCTGAACTGGCTCAGCGAAGATGTTGGTACCGAGCCTTTCTTTACAATGATCTATGTGCCAGATTTACTTTACACGTCCACTGAGACAACCACAGACCTCGGGGAGACGCGCAATCTGAGTTTTGAATCTCAACTCGATGAATTTGACGAAAGCCTTTATGAGTTGATTCTAAACATGAGGGCTGAAAATCAGTGGGACCGTACAACGGTCATCTTAGTAGGCCTTAACGGCCACTATGAAAGTGATCGTAAAGAGCTTCCTCCTTTAAACCTGCATAGCGAGAACACCCAAGTTGCGCTTTTGGTTAAACCCGCACAATCAAAAAAACGCGACGAAGCCATTCACTGGAAAATTGATCAGAACGTGTCTTTGGTGGATGTTGGTAAAACTCTTTTTGAACTTCTGGGACAAAGTGTTGCCGATACTCAAGATGATGGCCTCACGAGCTACTCACTTTTAAATGTTCTGAAAAACCCCACTCCCCAGTGGCCAGAAAATAGAGCGATCATGCTTGAATCTGGCTGGGCCTTTTGGCGCAAGGCCGGTCCTGTGAAGTCTGCCTTTGTCGGGGGGCACGTTCTCTATATCAATAACGAAAATCCAAAGCTCTTTAATACGCTTGTAGATCGGTATGAGTTCAATCCCCTGCCACTTTTACAGGAAAGCATTCTTCCTATCACTCGCAACCTTGAGCAAGTAATTCAGAAGAACAGATTTGTGAAGTTCCCGCCTTTGGAAAAAGAGTGGAATGCAAAACTCAGCATACCTTATGCTCGTTGGATTCGTCCCGACCAAGAAGCTTTGCTTCTAAAAGATCTCAAACGCTTAACTCAGTTGCATCCAAATAGCTTAGACTTAGCTAACTGGACAGCTCAGATCGCTTTAAATCAAAAGGATTGGGAAACGCTTAAAAGCCTTGCTGATAAAAATAAAGTTTCTATCTGGCAATACGTCGCAGAGAAGAATCTCAACTCTCGTCCACAAAAAAATCAAGACCCATGCTTTGCTCTATTAGGGATGCCGAGCTTAGAGACAGAACAATTAAAAAATTGCAGCGATGCTTTATTCCTAGAGTTCATCGACTGGGCCCGCGCAGACTTGCGAGGCCTTGCTAAAGAAACTCAAAGAAAGCGCTTCGAAAGGTCGTTTAAAAACTATTTACTAGATCAGTTTATTCAGCGTAACAATATTGCAGCTGGCTTGATCTGGGATACCTCAAGAGAAAATATTTTCGCCCCCTCAAGAACTGAGCTAGCTCTTAGCTTACCTGAAAACTCGCGCCTTAGAGCGCAAGTCTATAAATCTGTTTTAAAGAATGATTAG
- a CDS encoding TonB system transport protein ExbD2 (COG0848 Biopolymer transport protein), whose amino-acid sequence MSAFDNGSDNEAIADINVVPLVDIILVVLIIFMVTAPMFMKPTINVNLPKAASGEQTAPSKLNIALTADGRINLNGSFVSEEEIKTKALEEVAKNADVQAIISADKDVPHGKVVSVLDVVKGSGVKKFAISIDKK is encoded by the coding sequence ATGTCAGCATTTGATAACGGATCGGATAATGAAGCGATAGCAGATATTAACGTTGTTCCGTTGGTTGATATTATTCTGGTTGTTCTTATCATTTTCATGGTGACAGCACCGATGTTCATGAAGCCAACAATCAACGTGAATTTGCCAAAGGCGGCAAGCGGAGAGCAAACAGCTCCAAGTAAGTTGAATATTGCTTTGACTGCAGATGGGCGAATTAATTTAAACGGCAGTTTTGTCAGTGAAGAGGAAATCAAAACTAAGGCTCTAGAAGAAGTTGCTAAGAACGCTGATGTTCAAGCGATTATCTCAGCCGATAAAGATGTTCCGCACGGCAAGGTTGTTTCGGTTCTGGATGTTGTAAAAGGATCCGGAGTGAAGAAGTTTGCAATCAGTATTGATAAAAAGTAG
- a CDS encoding 30S ribosomal subunit protein S9 (COG0103 Ribosomal protein S9) codes for MAAADKFYYATGRRKTSSARVFLKPGKGEITINGKKAGDYLTRLQSQMVIVQPLDLLNQLGKFDAKITVTGGGESGQAGAIRLGITRALIAFNAEFKTELKKAGFVTRDPRMVERKKYGRAGARRRYQYSKR; via the coding sequence ATGGCAGCAGCAGATAAATTTTATTATGCAACTGGAAGAAGAAAAACAAGCTCAGCGCGTGTTTTCTTAAAGCCTGGAAAAGGCGAAATTACTATCAACGGAAAGAAGGCAGGAGATTATTTAACTCGTCTTCAATCTCAAATGGTTATCGTTCAGCCTCTTGATCTTTTGAATCAACTTGGCAAGTTCGACGCTAAAATCACTGTTACAGGTGGTGGTGAGTCTGGACAAGCTGGGGCAATTCGTTTGGGTATCACTCGTGCATTGATCGCTTTCAATGCTGAGTTCAAAACTGAGCTTAAAAAAGCTGGTTTCGTTACTCGTGACCCACGTATGGTTGAGCGTAAAAAATATGGTCGTGCAGGTGCACGTCGCAGATACCAATACTCAAAACGTTAA
- a CDS encoding aspartate-semialdehyde dehydrogenase (COG0136 Aspartate-semialdehyde dehydrogenase), which produces MERNLKIGVVGATGMVGQAFMEILAQRKFPVSELRPFASESSLGKSISLNGQQWPVQTLQDGCFAGLDLVFFSSGDEISAEWAPKAVAAGAYAIDNSAAFRMNPEIALVVPEVNGHLLKGNSQPCIIANPNCSTIQLVVALKPLVDKFSLKSVKVSTYQAVSGAGQAGQEELIAQTQKYSEPTLDHSTFPHQILFNCIPQIGSFNDQGFCSEEMKIMLETRKILGLPELPVSAFTVRVPVLHSHSESVWVTLGEELEKAQFTEALSSGQGLQVVNEESQYPTPLKVSGEDPVYVGRIHRDMFDSKTWLMWVVSDNIRKGAALNGIHIAEKLFGMNAKNAETKVGETVTF; this is translated from the coding sequence ATGGAAAGAAATCTTAAGATTGGTGTTGTTGGCGCGACCGGAATGGTCGGCCAAGCTTTCATGGAAATCCTTGCGCAACGAAAATTTCCTGTCTCTGAGTTGCGCCCCTTTGCTTCCGAATCGTCCCTAGGAAAATCTATTTCTTTGAATGGCCAGCAGTGGCCAGTTCAAACTCTGCAAGACGGGTGTTTTGCAGGTTTGGATTTGGTATTCTTCTCTTCAGGTGACGAGATCTCTGCGGAGTGGGCTCCAAAAGCTGTCGCCGCGGGTGCATATGCTATTGATAACTCCGCTGCTTTTCGCATGAACCCAGAGATTGCTTTGGTAGTACCAGAGGTGAATGGTCATCTCCTCAAAGGAAATAGCCAGCCGTGTATTATCGCGAATCCTAATTGCTCGACAATTCAACTGGTGGTGGCTTTAAAACCTCTTGTAGACAAGTTCAGTTTAAAGTCTGTGAAGGTTAGCACTTATCAGGCGGTCAGCGGTGCGGGACAAGCGGGTCAAGAAGAGCTAATTGCTCAGACCCAAAAGTATTCTGAACCGACTCTAGATCATTCAACGTTTCCTCATCAGATTCTTTTTAACTGCATTCCTCAGATTGGATCATTTAATGATCAAGGGTTTTGCAGTGAAGAGATGAAGATCATGCTAGAGACGCGTAAAATTTTAGGCCTGCCGGAGTTGCCAGTTTCTGCATTCACAGTGCGTGTTCCAGTTTTGCATTCCCATAGCGAATCCGTTTGGGTCACTCTTGGGGAAGAGCTTGAGAAGGCTCAGTTCACAGAAGCCTTGTCTTCAGGACAAGGCCTGCAGGTAGTGAATGAGGAATCTCAGTATCCCACACCGTTAAAGGTGTCTGGGGAAGACCCTGTTTATGTGGGGCGCATCCATCGTGATATGTTTGATTCAAAAACATGGCTGATGTGGGTTGTGTCTGACAATATTCGTAAAGGCGCAGCTCTGAACGGCATACACATTGCGGAAAAGCTGTTTGGAATGAACGCAAAAAACGCTGAGACAAAGGTCGGGGAAACGGTCACTTTTTGA
- a CDS encoding pseudouridylate synthase I (COG0101 Pseudouridylate synthase): MSTKVRFNVAYDGTGFCGWQKQKQENQISVAQVIEAALERVFDEKIVLFASGRTDAGVHALNQVCHFTTSRKLDPAKKWDLCWALNSYLPPSIVVKKAWIAPEEFHATLSATHKTYRYLILNQPRPSAHLSRYMDWARRPIDIEHLQESSKIILGKQDFKSFQSVGTPITDTVREVYRADWKWRNPRVLQFDITGSGFLKQMVRNIVGTSLFIERKGEKPNKMKEIIEAQDRKIAGPPAPAQGLYLMRVYYPQELDNRCREL; encoded by the coding sequence ATGTCGACGAAAGTGCGTTTTAATGTAGCTTATGATGGAACTGGCTTCTGCGGATGGCAGAAGCAAAAGCAAGAGAACCAAATCTCCGTGGCTCAGGTCATTGAGGCGGCTCTGGAGCGAGTTTTTGATGAAAAAATAGTTTTGTTCGCATCTGGCAGAACAGACGCCGGAGTTCATGCCCTCAATCAGGTTTGCCACTTTACGACCTCGAGAAAATTAGACCCTGCTAAGAAATGGGATTTGTGTTGGGCTTTGAATTCCTATTTGCCCCCGTCCATCGTCGTGAAAAAAGCTTGGATTGCACCTGAAGAATTCCACGCAACCCTTTCGGCAACCCATAAAACGTATCGTTACCTAATTCTGAACCAACCTCGCCCGAGTGCTCATTTAAGCCGTTATATGGATTGGGCTCGACGCCCGATCGACATTGAGCACTTACAAGAAAGTTCTAAAATTATCTTGGGAAAACAAGACTTTAAGAGCTTTCAGTCAGTGGGAACGCCAATTACTGATACGGTTCGTGAGGTCTATAGAGCTGATTGGAAGTGGAGAAATCCACGAGTTCTTCAGTTTGATATTACGGGCAGTGGCTTCCTCAAGCAGATGGTTCGGAACATCGTTGGGACTTCACTTTTTATCGAAAGAAAAGGCGAAAAACCCAATAAAATGAAGGAGATAATAGAGGCGCAGGACCGTAAAATTGCAGGTCCTCCGGCTCCGGCTCAGGGTCTGTATTTAATGCGCGTTTATTATCCTCAAGAACTTGACAATAGGTGTAGAGAACTTTAA
- a CDS encoding hypothetical protein (COG0170 Dolichol kinase), whose translation MIVEGLLQAVDLKKRSDIHYARKIWHMSGVFSMFLAYVYLPPVVSMTALIIAWCMFVPLDLARQKNEALNDWVVTAFKPIMRQSEVRKLAGTTFLISGVLIVDVLFPRPIVALTLLFLAFADPIASYFGILYGKDKIFGHKSIQGFMAAFFVCAGLTFLFLHYHNYLSDRIIVVSLFAGLVGAFAELIPIGKLDDNLTLPVISALGLTVLFYFFGFFANVG comes from the coding sequence ATGATTGTTGAAGGATTGCTACAAGCAGTGGATTTAAAAAAGCGTTCAGATATACACTATGCTCGAAAAATTTGGCATATGTCAGGGGTCTTCTCGATGTTCTTGGCGTATGTATATCTTCCGCCAGTAGTGTCGATGACTGCTCTTATCATTGCCTGGTGCATGTTCGTACCGTTGGATCTAGCTCGTCAAAAAAATGAAGCTTTGAATGATTGGGTTGTAACTGCCTTTAAGCCCATCATGCGCCAAAGTGAAGTTCGCAAGCTTGCGGGAACTACCTTTTTAATTTCTGGCGTTCTTATCGTCGATGTTCTTTTTCCTCGTCCTATCGTTGCTCTGACTCTTTTGTTCTTGGCTTTCGCAGATCCTATCGCAAGTTATTTTGGAATTCTCTATGGTAAAGATAAAATTTTTGGCCACAAATCGATTCAAGGTTTCATGGCGGCCTTCTTTGTCTGCGCAGGGCTGACATTCTTATTTCTGCATTATCATAACTATTTATCAGATCGTATTATCGTTGTGAGTTTATTTGCTGGGCTTGTTGGAGCTTTTGCAGAGTTAATTCCAATCGGAAAGCTTGATGATAACCTGACTCTTCCAGTGATCAGTGCATTGGGACTTACTGTCTTGTTTTATTTCTTTGGATTTTTTGCCAATGTCGGATAG
- a CDS encoding hypothetical protein (COG0013 Alanyl-tRNA synthetase) — MKSSEIRSAFIEFFKKNGHTHVPSSSLIPENDPTLLFANAGMNQFKNTFLGLEKRDYTRAVTAQKCVRAGGKHNDLENVGFTARHHTFFEMLGNFSFGDYFKKEAIRMAWAFLTEDLKIPKEKLYVTVHISDDEAAEIWHKQEGIPLDRIFRFDADNFWKMGDTGPCGPCSEIFYDHGPKAGKIADPYEGIKAGEDRYVEIWNLVFMQYFENPPGTLTPLPKPSVDTGSGLERVVAAMQGKLNNYDTDLFAPMIERACKIGNVKYETDKDILEKDARALEITSALRVLADHCRSSAFLIADGALPSNEGRGYVLRRIMRRAIRYGRKLSPDQSFLAGMAESLIDNMGAVYPELIERRDHIVNTIRDEENRFITTLDHGTTILMTELENAKKSGVKELSGEVVFRMYDTYGFPADLTRVIANEHGIEVDEAAFEKEMESNRLKSKASWKGKSMGADEQHLIKFSKDLMSAGKKVNFKGYTDLITDGSIIALSNGQEEVKELKTGETGVVVLDQTSFYAEGGGQVGDVGYLMIGTARANVTNTTKIDDIYLHHVEIEHGSFALGNKVETIVHPFERRNTMSNHSATHLLHAALHKVLGPQVTQAGSLVDSHRTRFDFTYNKPVTSEEIKQIEDLVNEQIARALPVKVEIMSPKEATAKGAMALFGEKYGDQVRVLTMGDFSCELCGGTHVHNTSQIRLFKIMSESGVSAGVRRIEAITGDDAVKFAMNSISQLDEALSSAGFNKSPSYLKALAEKEVSSLSSKIEELKETIKTKEREIKKLRGSQVDVDALANAAISFTSKSGKAGKLVLADVGLDDRDVLANIADQLKNKIQDGIVAVVGEGDGSHPIIVSVSKDISADYKAGELLKQIASVMGGKGGGRPDFAQGAAPDRTKLGEAFNSVKGLF, encoded by the coding sequence ATGAAAAGCTCTGAGATTCGTTCAGCCTTTATTGAATTCTTCAAAAAGAACGGACACACTCATGTTCCTTCTTCTTCTTTGATTCCAGAAAATGATCCGACTTTGCTTTTTGCAAACGCAGGCATGAATCAATTTAAGAATACCTTTCTTGGCCTTGAAAAACGCGACTACACAAGAGCGGTAACAGCACAAAAATGCGTACGCGCTGGTGGAAAACATAACGATCTAGAAAACGTCGGCTTCACAGCTCGCCATCATACGTTCTTTGAAATGCTTGGAAACTTCTCTTTCGGTGACTACTTCAAAAAAGAAGCGATTCGTATGGCATGGGCTTTCTTAACGGAAGACTTAAAAATTCCAAAAGAAAAGCTTTATGTAACAGTTCATATCTCCGACGATGAGGCTGCAGAAATTTGGCACAAACAAGAAGGCATACCTCTTGATCGCATCTTCCGCTTTGATGCGGATAACTTCTGGAAAATGGGCGATACCGGTCCTTGCGGCCCTTGCTCTGAAATCTTCTACGATCACGGCCCTAAAGCTGGAAAAATCGCAGACCCCTATGAAGGCATCAAAGCCGGAGAAGATCGCTACGTTGAAATCTGGAATCTGGTTTTCATGCAGTATTTTGAAAACCCTCCAGGGACTTTAACTCCCCTACCAAAACCATCAGTCGATACAGGCTCGGGACTCGAGCGCGTGGTTGCAGCGATGCAGGGAAAACTTAACAACTACGATACCGATCTTTTTGCACCGATGATTGAACGTGCTTGTAAAATTGGAAACGTAAAGTACGAAACTGATAAAGACATTCTAGAAAAAGATGCGCGAGCATTAGAGATCACTTCGGCTCTTCGAGTTCTTGCCGATCACTGCCGTTCTAGCGCATTCCTTATCGCTGATGGAGCTTTGCCTTCAAATGAAGGTCGCGGCTACGTTCTCCGTCGAATCATGAGACGTGCAATTCGCTACGGAAGAAAGCTTTCTCCGGATCAATCTTTCCTAGCTGGTATGGCTGAATCGTTGATTGATAATATGGGTGCCGTATACCCAGAACTTATCGAGCGCCGTGATCACATCGTGAATACAATTCGTGACGAAGAAAATCGCTTTATCACAACGCTGGATCATGGAACTACGATTCTTATGACCGAACTTGAGAACGCAAAAAAATCTGGTGTTAAAGAGCTGAGCGGTGAAGTTGTATTCAGAATGTACGACACTTACGGATTCCCCGCGGATCTTACTCGCGTGATCGCAAACGAACACGGCATCGAAGTTGATGAAGCCGCGTTTGAAAAAGAAATGGAATCCAATCGCCTTAAATCAAAAGCTTCATGGAAAGGAAAATCCATGGGAGCTGATGAACAGCATCTCATCAAATTCTCAAAAGACTTAATGAGTGCTGGCAAGAAAGTGAACTTCAAGGGCTACACAGACCTTATCACCGATGGAAGCATCATCGCTCTTTCAAACGGCCAAGAAGAAGTTAAAGAATTAAAAACTGGTGAGACTGGTGTTGTCGTTCTTGATCAAACTTCTTTCTATGCTGAAGGTGGCGGACAAGTTGGCGACGTAGGCTATCTAATGATTGGCACTGCTCGCGCGAACGTAACAAATACAACCAAAATTGATGATATCTATCTTCATCACGTCGAGATCGAGCACGGAAGTTTTGCTTTAGGAAATAAAGTAGAAACGATCGTTCATCCATTCGAACGTCGCAATACTATGAGTAACCACTCTGCGACTCACCTCCTGCATGCAGCTCTTCATAAGGTTCTAGGACCTCAGGTAACTCAAGCAGGTTCATTGGTTGATTCCCACAGAACTCGCTTTGACTTTACTTACAATAAGCCTGTGACTTCTGAAGAGATTAAACAAATTGAAGACCTTGTGAACGAGCAAATCGCACGTGCTCTGCCAGTTAAAGTTGAGATCATGTCTCCGAAAGAAGCGACTGCAAAAGGGGCGATGGCTCTTTTTGGTGAGAAGTACGGCGACCAAGTGCGCGTATTAACGATGGGTGATTTTTCATGTGAACTTTGTGGAGGAACTCACGTTCATAACACTTCACAGATTCGCCTCTTCAAAATCATGTCTGAGTCTGGCGTGAGCGCAGGGGTTCGCCGCATTGAAGCCATCACTGGTGACGACGCTGTGAAATTTGCAATGAATAGTATCTCTCAATTAGATGAAGCCTTGAGTTCTGCTGGCTTTAACAAATCTCCAAGCTATCTTAAAGCCTTAGCGGAGAAGGAAGTTTCATCTTTATCGAGCAAGATCGAAGAACTTAAAGAGACCATTAAAACAAAAGAGCGTGAAATCAAAAAACTTCGTGGCTCTCAGGTGGATGTAGATGCTTTGGCTAACGCAGCCATTAGCTTCACTTCAAAATCTGGAAAAGCAGGAAAGCTTGTTTTAGCGGATGTCGGTTTAGATGATAGAGACGTATTAGCTAATATCGCCGATCAGCTGAAAAACAAAATCCAAGATGGAATCGTCGCAGTCGTCGGAGAAGGCGATGGAAGTCATCCGATCATCGTGAGTGTTTCTAAAGATATTTCAGCTGATTACAAGGCCGGAGAACTTTTGAAACAGATTGCTTCAGTGATGGGTGGAAAAGGTGGCGGCCGACCTGACTTTGCTCAAGGTGCTGCGCCTGATCGTACAAAACTTGGCGAAGCCTTTAACTCTGTAAAAGGCCTGTTCTAA
- the rplM gene encoding 50S ribosomal protein L13 (COG0102 Ribosomal protein L13), with translation MKTFNAKASEVERKWLIIDAADQKVGRVATVVANILRGKNKPIFTPNVDTGDFVVIINTDKMELSGSKWDDKKYYRHSRYFGSMKEMTAAQAREKDSTFIIHEAVRGMLPTNKLSRQIIMKMKAYTGAEHPHAAQKPELYTLPSKK, from the coding sequence ATGAAAACTTTCAATGCAAAAGCATCTGAAGTTGAAAGAAAATGGTTGATTATCGATGCCGCTGATCAAAAAGTGGGTCGTGTAGCAACTGTAGTAGCGAATATTCTTCGCGGTAAAAACAAGCCAATTTTCACTCCGAACGTTGATACTGGTGACTTCGTTGTTATCATCAACACGGATAAAATGGAGCTTTCTGGATCTAAATGGGATGACAAAAAATACTACCGTCACTCTCGTTACTTTGGATCTATGAAAGAAATGACTGCGGCGCAAGCTAGAGAAAAAGACTCTACTTTCATCATTCATGAAGCGGTACGTGGAATGCTTCCAACTAACAAGCTTTCTCGTCAAATCATCATGAAAATGAAGGCGTACACTGGTGCTGAGCATCCTCATGCTGCTCAAAAACCTGAACTTTACACTCTACCTTCTAAGAAGTAA
- a CDS encoding tolQ protein (COG0811 Biopolymer transport proteins), with protein MLTEKIFTVAHLADQVVLWILLVLSVLSIGMILERFFALRKVAAESAKVRSRIKNALQSNSLEEVEELAKNHESIEGRAASYALKHMRESGTRGLEEIFNTFALTERPELERFLGFLATVGSNAPYIGLFGTVLGIMKAFNDLATAPEAGQQTVMAGISMALVATAAGLFVAIPAVAFYNYYSKQVKSIYQNLESVKELSLAYAKKKGV; from the coding sequence ATGCTCACAGAGAAAATTTTTACAGTGGCTCATCTTGCCGATCAAGTCGTCCTTTGGATTCTACTTGTATTGAGCGTTCTGAGCATTGGGATGATTCTCGAAAGATTTTTTGCGCTTCGCAAAGTGGCAGCTGAATCTGCAAAAGTTCGCAGCCGCATTAAGAATGCTCTACAAAGCAATTCTTTAGAAGAAGTTGAAGAACTTGCAAAAAATCACGAATCTATCGAAGGTCGCGCAGCTAGTTATGCTTTGAAGCATATGCGTGAGTCAGGAACGCGCGGACTTGAAGAAATCTTTAATACCTTTGCTCTTACAGAAAGACCTGAGCTTGAGAGATTTTTAGGTTTCTTAGCAACGGTCGGATCCAATGCTCCTTATATTGGATTGTTCGGAACGGTTTTAGGTATTATGAAGGCTTTCAACGACTTGGCGACAGCTCCAGAAGCTGGTCAACAAACGGTGATGGCTGGTATCTCGATGGCTCTAGTAGCTACAGCAGCAGGTCTTTTCGTGGCGATTCCTGCGGTTGCTTTCTATAACTACTATAGCAAGCAAGTAAAAAGCATTTATCAGAACCTTGAGAGCGTGAAAGAGCTTTCCTTAGCTTACGCGAAGAAAAAAGGTGTTTAG
- a CDS encoding hypothetical protein (COG1183 Phosphatidylserine synthase) codes for MTNINNHHVEKVESEEVKAQRLAMYIYILPNLMTTGNLFCGFFAVIQSIQGNFLYAAYAIVVAAVFDQLDGRLARLTRSTSKFGAEYDSLCDLVSFGMAPAVIMFLWALQPFGRLGWVACFLFVACGALRLARFNVQANVVEKNYFQGLPIPMAAGIVASSVLAFQDLEFEPSGNYGLLLMTILLALVMVSNFRFRSFKDLDLKERLPFRYLILGVGILVVVALRPEVMLFVLFMAYAGLGAVFGIFRLGKNIRKIKPSVYAPAQVNESDLVLEGEDGEIEEHDGKKS; via the coding sequence ATGACAAATATCAATAATCATCACGTAGAAAAAGTCGAATCAGAAGAAGTAAAGGCTCAGCGCCTTGCTATGTATATTTATATTCTTCCAAACCTAATGACCACTGGAAATCTTTTCTGTGGATTCTTTGCGGTGATTCAATCTATTCAAGGTAATTTCTTATACGCAGCTTACGCGATCGTTGTTGCAGCGGTGTTCGATCAGTTAGATGGCCGTTTAGCTCGTTTGACTCGCTCAACAAGTAAGTTTGGTGCCGAGTACGACTCTCTCTGTGATCTCGTGAGCTTCGGTATGGCGCCAGCGGTGATCATGTTCCTCTGGGCTCTGCAGCCATTTGGTCGCCTTGGCTGGGTCGCGTGTTTCCTTTTTGTAGCTTGTGGAGCTTTGCGTTTGGCGCGTTTCAACGTTCAAGCCAACGTGGTTGAGAAAAACTACTTCCAAGGTTTACCAATTCCGATGGCTGCGGGTATCGTAGCTTCTTCTGTTTTGGCATTTCAAGATTTGGAGTTTGAACCATCAGGTAACTACGGTTTGTTGCTGATGACGATTCTTTTGGCTCTTGTAATGGTGAGCAACTTCCGTTTCAGAAGCTTTAAAGATTTAGATCTTAAAGAAAGATTACCGTTCAGATATTTAATTTTAGGTGTGGGTATCTTGGTTGTCGTAGCTCTAAGACCTGAAGTTATGCTTTTTGTCTTATTCATGGCATATGCTGGACTTGGCGCAGTTTTCGGTATCTTTAGATTAGGTAAGAACATTCGTAAAATTAAACCGAGTGTCTACGCCCCGGCGCAGGTAAATGAAAGTGACCTCGTTCTCGAAGGCGAAGACGGTGAGATTGAGGAACACGATGGAAAGAAATCTTAA
- a CDS encoding regulatory protein RecX (COG2137 Uncharacterized protein conserved in bacteria), whose protein sequence is MSEKPIPSKTLLAMKKKVMDMIARRDHSEKELRSKLKEKFAEAENLSSLIDEAIEFAKDNNWLGDPQRLAERFADMLHRRNKGINFINNYLREKGLPSVGSDNDFELEKALELVKNKYRIDSDRKLSREEKAKVGRFLVARGFDSGTVRKVIYEKL, encoded by the coding sequence ATGTCTGAGAAGCCAATTCCCTCAAAAACCCTACTAGCCATGAAAAAGAAAGTCATGGATATGATTGCTCGCCGCGATCATTCAGAAAAGGAATTGCGCTCAAAGTTGAAAGAGAAATTTGCGGAAGCAGAAAACCTTTCATCTTTAATCGATGAAGCTATAGAGTTTGCCAAGGACAATAACTGGCTCGGAGACCCCCAACGCCTCGCTGAGCGCTTTGCGGATATGCTCCACCGGAGAAACAAAGGCATCAACTTCATCAATAACTACCTTCGCGAGAAAGGTCTCCCGAGCGTAGGTTCAGATAACGACTTCGAGCTTGAAAAAGCTTTGGAGCTCGTAAAAAATAAATACCGAATTGACTCTGATCGAAAGCTTTCCAGAGAAGAAAAAGCCAAAGTGGGACGTTTTTTAGTAGCCCGTGGATTTGACTCTGGAACTGTAAGAAAGGTTATCTATGAAAAGCTCTGA